The Comamonas sp. GB3 AK4-5 genome includes a region encoding these proteins:
- a CDS encoding branched-chain amino acid ABC transporter permease has translation MALILDLLTTASMLFIVTVGLMMVFGVMKIVNFAHGALLTLGGYASFVVTKLQITPWLGWPLAFVVGVAAGMLVEYLIVRPLYKRPLDAILATWGLGIVIAQLVVMAFGREVQFADAPLSGTWLLFGVDYSAYRLLLIPVAIVLCALLAMLLNKTRFGVNTRAVIMNEDLASSLGIHSGFVRFVTFSLGAGLGTLAGAMITPLSSVDPNMGLPWLVSAFMLVMVSGHSMWSLLLTCLVFGSAQVLVSTYANPVLGGLTIAVLAAITLRIRPKGFAHG, from the coding sequence ATGGCGCTGATTCTTGATTTGTTGACCACGGCAAGCATGCTGTTCATTGTCACCGTCGGGCTGATGATGGTGTTCGGGGTCATGAAGATCGTCAACTTCGCTCATGGTGCGCTGCTGACCTTGGGTGGCTACGCAAGCTTTGTGGTGACCAAGTTGCAGATCACTCCATGGCTGGGATGGCCGCTCGCATTTGTCGTGGGTGTGGCTGCTGGCATGCTGGTGGAATACCTGATCGTGCGACCGCTCTACAAACGCCCGCTGGATGCCATCCTCGCGACCTGGGGGCTCGGCATTGTGATTGCCCAGCTGGTGGTCATGGCTTTTGGTCGCGAGGTGCAATTTGCCGACGCGCCGCTGTCGGGCACCTGGTTGTTGTTCGGCGTGGACTATTCGGCCTACCGTTTGCTGTTGATCCCGGTAGCCATCGTGCTCTGCGCCCTGCTGGCAATGCTGCTGAACAAGACCCGCTTTGGCGTGAACACGCGTGCCGTCATCATGAACGAGGATCTGGCCAGCAGCCTTGGCATTCACTCCGGATTCGTGCGATTCGTCACCTTCAGTCTTGGCGCGGGGCTTGGCACGCTGGCCGGGGCCATGATCACGCCGCTGTCGAGTGTTGACCCCAATATGGGCCTGCCCTGGCTGGTGAGTGCCTTCATGCTGGTCATGGTTTCGGGGCATTCGATGTGGAGTCTGCTGCTCACCTGCCTTGTCTTCGGTTCTGCCCAGGTTCTGGTGAGCACCTATGCCAACCCTGTTCTCGGCGGGCTCACGATTGCCGTGCTGGCCGCCATCACATTGCGCATCCGTCCGAAAGGCTTTGCACATGGCTGA